One part of the Bdellovibrio sp. KM01 genome encodes these proteins:
- a CDS encoding N-formylglutamate amidohydrolase, with the protein MEITAPLMVTIPHSGEKIPPQTPWLNTLPEEIVMCDVDRYVDFLYEPTLHKLQIPFVKTEWHRYAADMNRVPEDVDSSSVIGNKNPAGMHNRGFHWVITTYKHQLMKEPMTAQAHDELVKLIYEPFHNNIRDLYAKLHEKGYKKTFHIDAHSMPSVGTSEHRDPGERRADIVVSDSKGKSCDPRFKDLVIAAYVTAGFKVGYNWPYFGGRVTEQYGDPSREMHTLQVEMNRELYMDEKTKKLKPEEAKKVQEKIAFALSYIRNNLQQLA; encoded by the coding sequence ATGGAAATCACAGCTCCGTTAATGGTCACAATTCCACATTCCGGTGAGAAAATCCCACCCCAAACTCCGTGGTTAAACACGTTGCCTGAAGAAATCGTCATGTGCGATGTGGACCGTTATGTAGACTTCCTGTACGAACCGACACTTCACAAACTGCAAATCCCATTTGTTAAGACCGAGTGGCATCGTTATGCCGCCGACATGAACCGTGTTCCAGAAGATGTGGATTCCAGCTCCGTGATCGGTAATAAAAATCCAGCAGGGATGCACAACCGTGGGTTTCATTGGGTGATCACGACTTACAAACATCAGTTGATGAAAGAACCGATGACTGCACAAGCTCATGACGAATTGGTGAAATTGATTTATGAGCCTTTCCATAATAATATCCGCGACCTTTACGCGAAACTTCACGAGAAAGGTTATAAAAAAACCTTTCACATTGACGCCCATAGCATGCCGTCGGTGGGAACAAGCGAACATCGCGATCCGGGAGAGCGCCGAGCTGATATCGTGGTCAGCGACAGCAAGGGTAAAAGCTGTGATCCGCGCTTCAAAGACTTGGTCATCGCTGCTTATGTGACCGCAGGATTTAAAGTTGGATACAATTGGCCGTATTTTGGCGGTCGCGTCACAGAGCAGTACGGAGATCCTTCTCGCGAAATGCATACTTTGCAGGTTGAAATGAACCGCGAGCTTTACATGGACGAGAAAACAAAGAAGTTGAAACCGGAAGAAGCGAAGAAGGTTC